CCAATCGCTGTGATAAGGATGTTAAGCTTCGGAGCCTTTCGAAGCGGTCGATAGGCAAGTCGTTCGATTGTGATACCCAGTAGTGAACACGCAGCCACTGCCGCAATAAGCAGAATAAATAGCGACAGAACTCCCGGATGTTGGTCGAGCCCGAACTGCCGCCCCGTGTAGTAAGCCGCAAAAGCGCCAACCATATATACTTCACTGTGGGCAAAATTTATGAGCTGGAGAATGCCATAAACCATCGTGTAGCCCAGCGCGATCAAAGCGTAAATGCTTCCGAGGCTGATTCCGTTGATTAAGTGCTGAATAAATTCTTGTGTATGACCTTGGTCCAACAGACATCTCCAGAGTGATTCCTCTTAGTAGACGCAAATTCGTTCTTGAGGTCAAAGAATGTTCGAATTAATCAATACTCGACTCGATAAATGAGATTGCCTGCGGAAGCTTCGAAAGAGGAATGCGAAAGATCGTCGGCTTGCTTTCCGACGACGTTAAATATCCCTGCCAAGCATGTTCGTGCACCTTAACTTCATAGCTAAGCTTCTGCAGAAACTGGAGGCGCTTAGAATTGCTCAGCGCTGTTCCAAAAAGAAAATCAGTTGGCTTATTGAGGCTAAGCAAAAATCGGAATACTTCGGCGCGGAGCTTCATATTCAGGCCACACCCCTGATGGCTTTTCGCGGTGGCAGCGCGCGATAGCACATAGCAGGGTAGAGCCGAGAAAGGGTCGTTCGCCGGAAATTGCAACATCGTCTCGAAGCGACCCGCGGTCGAAACGCGAGTGAGCCGGACAGTCGAAACAAGTCGTCCCTCCGCGAGTGCGCCGAAATGATAACTATCATCATCGTGAAGATTCCAGCTTAGTCCATCAGGAGTTACGTTTGAAATAAACTTAAGATCGTAGGATTGTTGTCTAAGCGTCGCGATTTGCTGCTTGAGTTCTTCGGTCAGAAAAAGCTTGGTTATGACTGTTGAATTCACGATCAAAATCTATCAGGACTTCCAGATAAAAAAAAGCAGATGTTTTTGCGTTTTTGAGCGAACCAGAGAACTGAGCATTCGGTCAACTTTCGGTTCGGCGCAAACAAGTAGGAGCGGGAAGTAAAACCAAAAGTTCACACCCAAAAATAGAAAACGCCTAGCTGGAATACTAACGTCGCGAGCCGAAATACAGCCCATAAGCTTCTAATGATTTTCAAAAGCTAGAATGGGGCGAAGATCAGTACGACGAAGCCGAGAGCAAAATTGAAATTCGGTCTTTCGGTTATTGTCATGCAATGTTCGGAAAAGCTTCGATCGCAAACTGGGCCCTGCAATCGGCTTTCGCGCAACAGGAAATTAATTAATCTAGGAGTGCAAATTTCCTCGGCACTTTTGGATGTTATGGGCGTTGAAGCGTCTAGAGGGGCTTGGGAATATTGAGTTTTCATGGACGACGATAAACAAGGATATTTTAAATTCAAAGTTTGATTTCACAACAATATCTGACAAAGGTCCGGTGCCAGTTGTTTTTGGAAGATCGAGCAAAGATCCACGCCCGTTGTGGGCGATGGCCGATCTTCTGCGATTCGGGATCCGCCAAGCTTACTTGGTTGAGGGAAGGTGTCCCAAAGTTAGCTGCAGCTAGACGTTTGTATTGATTTGATACGTCTAAAGAGGTGTACTTTTACGAAGACGATTACAAATCAATGTATGCAAACGATTTGAATGATAGTGTGAGGGTGATTGATGTCTAGGCGTCATTCGGTTATCGTTTAAAGAGTGAATAGTACCCTCGGAAATGGGGCATCTTTGTATGTTTGAAAAACGATACTTAAATAGACGAAATTTAATGGCTTATGGCCTTGGCCTTCTTGCTATCAAGTTGCCCCTCAGTAAAATTGCAGCCGAGCCATCGGCAAGTGCTGTTGTCGATCTAAAGATTGATTTTCCTGAGGGATATACGATGGAAAATTATGAATTCGATGTTCCGGTTTGGGCGAATAATGAAAAGGTTCGAGAATACATCCGCTCTTTCGTCAGTACCGGTCAGCTAGTCGAATACAAAAAGGTTGGCGTTGAGCGCGGAGTGAACTACCGCTTCGTTTTCAAAACCCCTGAAGATCTTAAATCTTTCGTATTAGGAGTCCGCAACCAACAGCTTGTCGATTTCGAGAGGCGTTCAAGTCGTGGCCTCACGACGAAGATGTTTGTGAGCGGCACCGAAATTAAATGCTAGAGGACGGAGCCCATCGGGCGAATGGTCTTTCACTTGAACAACAAACTCACTTACAGCTGCTGCTGGCAGACCTTCCACAAAATAAGAGATTCAATCACGAAAAGTATTTTAGAAATGATCCACTTTTCGATCTCTACTTCGTTTCGGAAAGTAGCGAAATTAGATACTGTTTGGGGATCGGCCGCTGGCGACAAATGCCCTACTTCTCGCTCCTCGATTTTCGAAATACTCTTTCCGACACGCCATTCCGTCGTCGAGACCGCAAACTAATTAACTCTTTGTTCTCCACCGCTTTCGTCGACCTTCATTCTGAAGGTAAGTTTACTTTTGTGTATGCGACCCGGGTTCGTCCTTTCCCCGTTCGCCACCTCAAGTCCTCTGGAGTTCTTGCTCCTGTTCGCGGTGTTCCGATTTTCGATCGCTACGATTTTGCCATCGAGGCCGAAGTTCCAATAGGCGGTGTGCCACAGTTTCCCTACCAAGAAGCCTTAATTAGATTGATGTCACGGTCCTTCGATTATTGGATAAAGCGAGGTACATTAAAGCTCAGCTACATGGCGGAATATCTTCCGTCATTGGCAAAGGAAAAACCGTGAACAACGCGAAATCCTTAAACACAGATCGCAGCCCCGAGTTTAGCGATCATCTGTATGCCCCTCACACTCATTGGGTGAAACCTGCTTTGAAGTGGATGAAACTTCCACCGCTCTATTCCTTTGATCTAGAAGAGGCACGCCGCGAATTCGAGTTGATTAGGAAAGACTTTCCATTGAAACCGTTTGAGGTTTCTTCGAAATCGGGAAGAACGCGACCGCGACTAAGCTATCGCGGCCTCGGGTTAACTGCGCGCGCGAACGCAGAAGAGCCGCTGTATGATGCTTTGTCGCTGTATGGCCCAGGAGATAAGAAGCTTTCGATCTTCCACACATTTGAAAAAGTGTCGGATAAAAAAGAACCAGATGAACGAGTTATCGAAACGTTAGATGAAAGTGGTTTCAATCAAGAGACTCAAGCCTGTCGTCCGTATTTTTCTAAATTGCTGGAAAAGTTCAAATCGCCGACCACGAAGGTGCGATTTTTGGAAATGACTCCCGGAGGATATATTCCACCGCACGTCGATTTTCCGTTTTACCACGGAATCCGTGTTCATGCGTGTTTGTATTCCAATCCCGATGTTGTTTGGGAAGTTGAGGGCGAGCAGTTTACCATTCCTTGCGATGGGAATTTCTATTGGTTCGATACCGGCCGGTATCATGCCGTTCGGAATAACAGTGATGAAAGCCGAGTTGTGTTCTCGGTTAACTTAACCCCGTATTTTGATCGCACCGGCCAGCCGCGTTTGGCACCGTCTACCGACCTCATTGAACTTATTCGCAGCGGCGGTGTTTAATGGGAGTCCTGTCTCGCCTTCCTTTTAATGTTAGAACTTTGCAGGGGCTCTGCTTGATTTTGGGTGTCGGTTTTTTGGTTCTCAATCCTGACCGGCTTCATCTTTTGGGCTTTGGTTTTCTAGTTTACGCAGTGTTTTTGATTTTTGGCGTGGCGATCGGCTATCACAGAGGGCTTTCGCATAGGCTTTTGGATCTTGAGTCGCCGCTTGCATGGTTTTCTCTCGGCGTCGGCACATTGTCATCGTTAGGTAAGCCGGTCGAGTGGGCTCTCATTCATCGTCTTCACCATCAACACTCGGATGAAACAGCTGATCCGCATTCTCCTGTGCAGCAGGGATTTTGGACGGTTTTTCTTAATCGCTGGCGATTGCCGGCCGAGACCGCGAAACCTCGGATAAGTTTAGTTCGAGATCTTGTTGCATCAAGAAACGTTCAGTTCTATCAAAAGCGGTACTATGCAGTCATAGCGGTTTATGTTCTTCTCCTTGCTGCCGCCGCCGGCATGCCGGGCGTCATATTCGGCTATTGCTGGCCGGTGGTATTAAGTGTGCTTGCGACTTCGCTGGTAAACTCCGTTTGTCACGTGGGTGGCGTACCACGTGATTCGTTTTGGATCGCACTTTTCACCTTTGGAGAGGGGATTCATGGTCGCCACCACCTTGAGCCCAAGACCATCAATCTTAGCTACGCACAATACTTTGACCTATCAGGCTGGTTACTCGCTAAACTGTCGGTACGTCACGAAGGAGTCGCATGGGCAACACGGCGAAAAAATCCGAAGCAGTAAATTTGGGTGAGGAACCGACCTTACATTATTTTGAAGTCGAGCCCGAGCAGAGCCGGTTTTACACCATCGGAGTAGATGTCACGCATCGATGCAATATGGAGTGTGCCAATTGCTATAGCCCAATTCGCAACCTGCCCGATGTTTCAAAGGAAGATCTCATCAAGTTTTTTTCTCGACTTGGGCGAAAGACTGAAGTGCGCCTGACGGGTGGAGAGCCGACGCTTCGGTCAGATCTTCCAGAGTTGATTCGCGCGATCAATCAGTATGGCCACCGGGCTGCGATTATGACAAATGGTTTGCGCCTTGCTGATCGAGAGTATGCTCAATCGCTTTTTGATGCTGGATTAAAATTCGTGTGTATCTCGGTGAACGGCGCAGATGACGACACTGTCTACAAAAAGACCGATGGAATTGCCTGTGCAGAAAAAAAAATGCGCGCGCTTCAGAACTGCGCTGAAATTGGTTTTTTTCTCAACATGAACTGCATTTTGATCAAGGGTGTAAATGAGCACATTCCTGCGCGTTTGAATCAAGTCTTGCGCGACATGAAAGTGAACGGAGTTCTAAGATTCCGCAACATCGGAAAACTTGGGCGCTACATGCAGCAAGACAACTTCACCTTTGATGAAATGATTGGCCTTGTGACAAAGGCGTTTGGCGTCGATCGCGCACTTGCCGATGAATCACACAAAGTGAATGGTTATGAGGAAGAGCACAACGTCTTGTTCCCTGTAGATCCGAAGAAGAAGTTCAGCACGACTTGGATAAAAATCACCGACTGGCGACCAAATGAAAATTCGATCCCAGATCCCGACAGCGCTCGCCGTGGTCGAATGACAAAAGACTTCAAAGTCGCGCCATTTTTCGAACACGCAAAACTCAACGGCTACTAGCCAATAGCGACACCCTAAGGCGTGATGGTCTTCACGAAGCGATTAATTTTCCCGTCGACTTGAACAACAACCGCGCTTTTCGTCGCGTTTCGTTTCTCGTCAATGCTGATTACGCCGGTTACGCCCACAAAGTTTTTGGTCTTTGCAAGTTCGTCGCGAATAGCAGTCGGTGTGATCTCGGTCGTCCGTTCCATCGCGGCAATCAAAATCTTTGCCGCGTCATAGCCAAGAGCTGCGAGTCCATCGGGCGTTTTTCCGCTGTAAGAATCGCGGTATTTTTTGATAAAATCCACAACCGCGGGCTCTGTGCTTTCTGTCGTGTAATGATTCGAAAAATAGCTTCCCTTAATGGCGTCTTGTCCCAGTTCTGAGAGTTTTTCTGAATCCCATCCGTCGCCTCCAAGAAGCGGAATATTCATACCGAGCTGGCGTGTTTGACGCGCGATCAGCCCTACTTCTGTGTAGTAACCGGGGACAAAAATGGCGTCCGGTTTTTTTCCTTTGATTTGCGTTAGTTGCGCTTTGAAATCAGTTTCTCCCGCTTGGTAGGACTCGTCGGCGACAATTTCACCGCCCATTTTTTTGAATTCCGCGACGAACACATCGGCGAGGCCTGTCGAATAATCAGACTTCACGTCACGAAGTATGGCGACTTTCCCCTTTTTTATTTCGTTTCGAGCGAATTTCGCCATGACCAGGCCCTGGAACGGATCAATGAAGCAGACTCGAAAAATATAATCGCCCACTTCGGTCACTTTGGGATTGGTGGATGACGGGCTGATCATTGGGACTTTGTATTGCTGAGCGACGGGAGCGGCGGCGAGTGAGCGGCTACTTGCCACTTCGCCGATCACGGCAACGACGCGATCTTGAGTGATCAGGCGCTGAACGGCAGCGCGAGCTTCTTCTGGTTTTCCTTGGTTATCGAGAGTGATCAGCTTTAGTTTTTTGCCTTTTACTCCGCCAATTTTATTTTGTTCTGAGAAGGCGAGATTCACACCCTCTGATGTTGATTGGCCGAAAGTGGCTTCGCTTCCTGTGAGCGATCCATATTCACCAACGAGAATCTCATTCGCACTATCCGCTGATTTTTTTGTGCAGCCAGTTGTGCTAAACGTCGTGGCTCCCAATGTCGTTGATAGGAAAAAAACGGCGGCCATTCGGCGGTAGACGTGGTTCAAGAGATCCCCCTAGGTGCTGGTATCTAAAAGCAAATGCCTGAAACAGATATTAGAGGCGATACAATTAACAAGTCGCGGTCTAACCCGTCAATTTCGCACCGCACAAGGCTCCGCCAAATCCCACACGGCGCTCGTAAGACTAAAAAGATAAAGGTCTTTCCGCGCGACTGCACGGAAAGCAGGGAAGGGCGGAGCCCGTAGCGACATTGCCCAAATCTTTCCGCGCGACTGCACGGAACGAGGGTGAGAGCTTCGAAGGAGCGAGGCTCACCCGAGACGAAGGGCGGAGCCCGTAGCGACATATTAGTTCGAGAGGGTTTGCGCGAGTCGAATCCACTCGTCGGGAACTCGTTTGTGCCGTCCGATCACTTCGCGAAGTGGAATTCCTTCTATTCGCCCGCGAACGTATCCCATCATTGCGTCACAGTATCCGCGGCGAAGAGCCTCGACAGCTGCCGCGCCCATTCGAGAGGCGAGGTTTCGATCGAACGCCGATGGAGCGCCTCCGCGAAGGACGTGACCGAGGATGCAGACTTTGGATTCATAGCCGCTTTTTTTTCGGATGCTTTCTGCCAGATCATAAGCCCGGCCTGGCTTCTGCCCCTCGGCCGCAATCAATATTGAACTCTTTTTACCGCTCGCGATGCCGCGCCGGATGTGATCAATCGCGTCGTCAACAGTTACCGGGTTATCGGCAAAGAAAATTTCCTCTGCTCCACCGGCAAGACCGGTTTCTATGGCGATGAAGCCAGAATCGCGGCCCATGACTTCGACGATAAACAAGCGGTCATGTGAATCTGCGGTGTCGCGAATTCGGTCGATGGCTTGAACAGCAGAGTTTACTGCCGTATCGAATCCAACGGTTGCCTCTGTTCCAGCGATGTCGTTGTCGATCGTAGCGGGAATTCCGACGATTGGAATTCCGTGTTCAGTCCAAAGAAGTCGGGCGCCAGTGAACGACCCGTCACCGCCAATGCAAACGAGCGCATCAAATCCAGCTTCCCTAATTTTTACGGCAGCTTTGGTGCGCGTCGTAGGTTCTTTAAATTCTGGGAGCCTTGCGGTTTTCAGAAATGTTCCACCGCGCTGAAGAATGTTGCCCATGGATCTGGAATCTAAAATTTCGAATTCGCCATTCAAAATTCCCCGGTAGCCGTGTTTGATCCCGGTGACTTTAATCCCGGTTTGAAGTGCTGATCGAACGACCGCGCGAATCGCAGCATTCATTCCTGGCGCGTCGCCACCGCTGGTGAATACGCCGATGTGATTGAGCTGTGCGGGCTGGCCTTGGGGCGCGAAGCGATCTAGAGGCGGAGACTGACTCATGTTAATAGTCTTGATCGAGTCGGAGGGGAATGGAAATAAAAAGAGCGGCGATTAAGCCGCTCTTTGGGTGTCGATTCGTGCGCCGCCCGAATCTGCTTTCCGTGCAGTGGCGCGGAAAGATTTCGGGTGTCGCGCCGGGCGACCAGTCATGAAAGTGAGATCGTCCATGACCCCACAAAGAGTGACAGTATTATCTAGCGAACGATGTCTTTGAATTCTGCGCCTGGGCGGAATTTTGGGTAAGACATTGCTGGAATTTTGATCGCTTTGCCAGTTTGTGGGTTGCGACCCATGCGAGCTTTGCGTTTTGCTTTAGTGAATGTTCCGAAGCCAACGAGTTTTACTTCGTCGCCTTTTTTAACAGTCTTTTTGATTGCTTCAATTGTCGTGTCGAGCATGCGCTCAGTTTGCGCTTTAGTCATTTTGCATTCGCCAGCGATGAGCTCGATGAGTTCTGCTTTGTTCATTCTCTCTCCTGTTGTTGTACTTGATGTCGTACTTGTTGTTATTCGTGTTGTCGTAACCTGTTGTTCACTAAAACTTGCGTTCGCTTGAATTCAAC
The nucleotide sequence above comes from Deltaproteobacteria bacterium. Encoded proteins:
- the pfkA gene encoding 6-phosphofructokinase; the encoded protein is MSQSPPLDRFAPQGQPAQLNHIGVFTSGGDAPGMNAAIRAVVRSALQTGIKVTGIKHGYRGILNGEFEILDSRSMGNILQRGGTFLKTARLPEFKEPTTRTKAAVKIREAGFDALVCIGGDGSFTGARLLWTEHGIPIVGIPATIDNDIAGTEATVGFDTAVNSAVQAIDRIRDTADSHDRLFIVEVMGRDSGFIAIETGLAGGAEEIFFADNPVTVDDAIDHIRRGIASGKKSSILIAAEGQKPGRAYDLAESIRKKSGYESKVCILGHVLRGGAPSAFDRNLASRMGAAAVEALRRGYCDAMMGYVRGRIEGIPLREVIGRHKRVPDEWIRLAQTLSN
- a CDS encoding HU family DNA-binding protein, translating into MNKAELIELIAGECKMTKAQTERMLDTTIEAIKKTVKKGDEVKLVGFGTFTKAKRKARMGRNPQTGKAIKIPAMSYPKFRPGAEFKDIVR
- a CDS encoding ABC transporter substrate-binding protein, which gives rise to MAAVFFLSTTLGATTFSTTGCTKKSADSANEILVGEYGSLTGSEATFGQSTSEGVNLAFSEQNKIGGVKGKKLKLITLDNQGKPEEARAAVQRLITQDRVVAVIGEVASSRSLAAAPVAQQYKVPMISPSSTNPKVTEVGDYIFRVCFIDPFQGLVMAKFARNEIKKGKVAILRDVKSDYSTGLADVFVAEFKKMGGEIVADESYQAGETDFKAQLTQIKGKKPDAIFVPGYYTEVGLIARQTRQLGMNIPLLGGDGWDSEKLSELGQDAIKGSYFSNHYTTESTEPAVVDFIKKYRDSYSGKTPDGLAALGYDAAKILIAAMERTTEITPTAIRDELAKTKNFVGVTGVISIDEKRNATKSAVVVQVDGKINRFVKTITP
- a CDS encoding radical SAM protein; translation: MGNTAKKSEAVNLGEEPTLHYFEVEPEQSRFYTIGVDVTHRCNMECANCYSPIRNLPDVSKEDLIKFFSRLGRKTEVRLTGGEPTLRSDLPELIRAINQYGHRAAIMTNGLRLADREYAQSLFDAGLKFVCISVNGADDDTVYKKTDGIACAEKKMRALQNCAEIGFFLNMNCILIKGVNEHIPARLNQVLRDMKVNGVLRFRNIGKLGRYMQQDNFTFDEMIGLVTKAFGVDRALADESHKVNGYEEEHNVLFPVDPKKKFSTTWIKITDWRPNENSIPDPDSARRGRMTKDFKVAPFFEHAKLNGY
- a CDS encoding aspartyl/asparaginyl beta-hydroxylase domain-containing protein; protein product: MNNAKSLNTDRSPEFSDHLYAPHTHWVKPALKWMKLPPLYSFDLEEARREFELIRKDFPLKPFEVSSKSGRTRPRLSYRGLGLTARANAEEPLYDALSLYGPGDKKLSIFHTFEKVSDKKEPDERVIETLDESGFNQETQACRPYFSKLLEKFKSPTTKVRFLEMTPGGYIPPHVDFPFYHGIRVHACLYSNPDVVWEVEGEQFTIPCDGNFYWFDTGRYHAVRNNSDESRVVFSVNLTPYFDRTGQPRLAPSTDLIELIRSGGV
- a CDS encoding fatty acid desaturase: MGVLSRLPFNVRTLQGLCLILGVGFLVLNPDRLHLLGFGFLVYAVFLIFGVAIGYHRGLSHRLLDLESPLAWFSLGVGTLSSLGKPVEWALIHRLHHQHSDETADPHSPVQQGFWTVFLNRWRLPAETAKPRISLVRDLVASRNVQFYQKRYYAVIAVYVLLLAAAAGMPGVIFGYCWPVVLSVLATSLVNSVCHVGGVPRDSFWIALFTFGEGIHGRHHLEPKTINLSYAQYFDLSGWLLAKLSVRHEGVAWATRRKNPKQ